From a region of the Sporanaerobacter acetigenes DSM 13106 genome:
- a CDS encoding heme NO-binding domain-containing protein, with protein sequence MKGTIVSAWIKTCRNIYGDGLTDEAMKKYGMSPDKIFTPMEDIDDKVSIGIVDYIAEKTNKTSFDVWKEMGRNNVLTFSLDYPAFFRYKNLYSFLRAMYDIHVVVTKRIPGAKPPILHVEPIESKKALMTYSSPRGMFGYFEGMLTGASEFYNEKIEIETIEKTEDFMKIHITFPEEIYEHKDYKLNKALSFGFVKNVETKIGIASLLLIGIPYVILSKFVEENILLPTTLALSFLVPFLISKGLFAPIKSIYKTLDEMENRDISIENTISTKDFFENINSKLNNIKANIKSDFVGYKGTTDELNVFSDKFNDISTNMGYTSREISNVVEQVAEGAVSQAEETEMTAGLLNDSMNSLNDITEKENVGKEDLETAVLKLNKGYENLQDTSKSLNNILGEFLQVKENGIKLQNRAKDVTKIVETVENISDKTNLLALNASIEASRAGEYGQGFTVVAMEIRKLAEGSKEAVKNINDNLVTFINEIDGFVEQIEEQYTTLEKENNSLSGIANENYTTVTSIQNVSNLIIDLIENLNNETKSLNTISSNIESLAAIAEENSASSEEVSANVVTYTEELSKMIENIKEFKKVSEQFGEDLERYIV encoded by the coding sequence ATGAAGGGTACAATAGTATCTGCTTGGATAAAAACTTGCAGAAATATCTATGGAGATGGGTTGACAGATGAAGCCATGAAAAAATATGGTATGAGTCCAGACAAGATATTTACTCCTATGGAAGATATTGATGACAAAGTTTCTATAGGAATTGTGGACTACATAGCTGAAAAGACTAATAAAACATCTTTTGATGTATGGAAAGAAATGGGCAGAAATAATGTTTTGACTTTTTCCTTGGATTATCCAGCTTTTTTTAGATACAAAAACTTATATTCATTTTTAAGAGCTATGTATGATATCCATGTAGTAGTCACAAAGAGAATTCCAGGAGCAAAACCTCCTATACTACATGTTGAACCAATAGAAAGTAAAAAGGCTTTAATGACATATTCTTCACCTAGAGGAATGTTTGGATACTTTGAAGGAATGCTCACAGGTGCCAGCGAATTCTACAATGAAAAAATAGAGATAGAAACCATAGAAAAAACTGAAGATTTTATGAAGATACATATAACTTTTCCTGAAGAAATTTACGAGCACAAAGACTATAAGTTAAACAAAGCTTTATCTTTTGGCTTTGTTAAAAACGTGGAAACAAAAATAGGAATAGCATCACTACTTTTGATAGGTATACCTTATGTAATACTATCAAAATTTGTAGAAGAAAATATCCTATTGCCAACAACCTTAGCTTTATCATTTTTAGTTCCTTTTTTAATAAGTAAAGGACTATTCGCTCCGATAAAAAGTATTTATAAGACCCTTGATGAAATGGAAAATAGAGATATTTCAATTGAAAATACAATTTCTACAAAGGATTTCTTTGAAAATATAAATTCAAAACTCAATAATATAAAAGCAAATATAAAATCGGATTTTGTCGGATATAAGGGAACTACTGATGAGTTAAATGTATTTTCAGATAAATTCAATGATATCTCTACAAATATGGGCTATACTTCTAGAGAAATATCTAATGTTGTGGAACAAGTAGCAGAAGGTGCTGTAAGTCAAGCAGAGGAAACTGAAATGACTGCAGGACTTTTAAATGATAGCATGAATTCATTAAACGATATAACAGAAAAAGAAAACGTGGGAAAGGAAGATTTAGAAACAGCAGTTTTGAAACTAAATAAAGGCTATGAAAATTTACAAGACACTTCTAAAAGTCTTAACAATATCCTAGGTGAATTTTTACAAGTAAAAGAAAATGGTATCAAACTTCAAAATAGAGCAAAGGATGTAACTAAAATAGTGGAAACTGTTGAAAACATTTCTGATAAAACCAATTTACTTGCCTTAAATGCCAGTATTGAAGCTTCTAGAGCTGGTGAATATGGACAAGGCTTCACTGTAGTTGCTATGGAAATAAGAAAGCTCGCTGAAGGCTCTAAAGAAGCTGTAAAAAACATTAATGACAATTTAGTCACCTTTATAAATGAAATTGATGGCTTTGTAGAACAAATTGAAGAACAATATACTACTCTTGAAAAAGAAAACAATAGTCTTTCAGGTATTGCCAATGAAAATTATACTACTGTAACATCTATACAAAATGTATCTAACTTGATAATTGATTTGATTGAGAATTTGAACAATGAAACAAAATCTTTAAATACTATATCTTCAAATATTGAATCTCTTGCTGCTATTGCAGAAGAAAACTCTGCTTCTTCAGAAGAAGTAAGTGCAAATGTAGTCACTTATACGGAAGAGTTAAGCAAAATGATTGAAAATATAAAAGAATTCAAGAAAGTTTCCGAACAATTTGGAGAGGATTTAGAAAGATATATTGTGTAA
- a CDS encoding aminotransferase class I/II-fold pyridoxal phosphate-dependent enzyme, producing MVSNQNKTPLFDALKAYQERNVIPFDVPGHKHGVGLKEFGEFVGNKVLQIDVNSMKPLDNLNNPIGVIKEAEDLAAEAYWADHSFFLVNGTTSGVQAMIMSVCEPGDKIIMPRNAHKSAINGLILSGAIPVYIQPEINERLGIAMGVSIEDVEKAIARNFDAKAIFLINPTYYGATSDIKSIVKIAHKYGMAVLVDEAHGAHFRFNDELPYDAIELGADMCAVSMHKTGGSLTQSSLLLIKEGLVDEKTVRTVLSLTQTTSASYLLMASLDIARKTLAIHGQELLSETLRLARKAREKINEIDGLYAFGKELIGTPGVFNFDETKLGINVSELGLTGFEVYNILRDEYNIQVEMGDVFNILALISFGDSDESVNALVEALKDISKKYRKDNFKIRFDKISVLENPELIVSPRQAFYSRKKIVKLEEAEGEISGESIMVYPPGIPIVIPGERISKDMIDYIVMLKKQNSSLQGTEDPEVDYIKVLGQ from the coding sequence GTGGTATCTAATCAAAACAAAACCCCATTGTTTGATGCACTAAAAGCATATCAAGAGAGAAATGTCATACCTTTTGATGTTCCTGGGCATAAACATGGAGTGGGACTCAAGGAATTTGGGGAATTTGTAGGAAACAAGGTATTGCAAATAGATGTAAATTCTATGAAACCATTAGACAATTTAAATAATCCCATAGGAGTTATAAAGGAAGCGGAGGATTTAGCAGCTGAAGCTTATTGGGCAGACCATTCATTTTTCCTAGTCAATGGGACGACATCTGGAGTACAAGCTATGATCATGAGTGTTTGCGAGCCAGGAGATAAAATAATAATGCCTAGGAATGCTCACAAATCTGCTATAAATGGGCTGATATTAAGTGGTGCTATTCCAGTATATATTCAGCCAGAAATAAATGAAAGGCTTGGAATAGCCATGGGAGTTTCTATTGAAGATGTAGAAAAAGCCATAGCGAGAAATTTTGATGCAAAAGCTATATTTTTGATAAATCCTACTTACTATGGAGCTACTTCTGATATAAAGAGCATAGTTAAAATTGCCCACAAATATGGTATGGCAGTTCTTGTAGATGAAGCTCATGGAGCTCATTTTAGATTCAATGATGAACTTCCCTATGATGCTATTGAATTGGGAGCAGATATGTGTGCTGTAAGTATGCATAAAACTGGAGGCTCCCTTACTCAAAGTTCATTGCTTCTCATAAAAGAAGGTCTAGTAGATGAAAAAACTGTTAGAACTGTACTCAGCTTAACTCAAACCACTAGTGCCTCATACCTTCTCATGGCCAGTTTAGATATAGCTAGAAAAACTTTAGCTATTCATGGTCAGGAACTTCTTTCTGAGACCTTGAGGCTTGCAAGAAAAGCAAGAGAAAAGATAAATGAAATAGACGGATTATATGCTTTTGGAAAAGAACTTATAGGAACTCCAGGAGTATTTAACTTTGATGAAACCAAATTGGGCATAAATGTATCAGAATTGGGTCTTACAGGATTTGAAGTGTACAATATATTGAGAGATGAATACAATATTCAGGTTGAAATGGGGGATGTATTCAATATATTGGCTCTTATAAGTTTTGGAGATAGTGATGAATCTGTAAATGCTTTGGTAGAAGCCTTAAAAGATATTTCTAAAAAATACAGAAAAGATAATTTCAAAATACGTTTTGACAAAATTTCTGTATTGGAAAATCCAGAACTTATCGTGTCTCCAAGGCAAGCCTTTTATAGCAGGAAAAAGATAGTTAAATTAGAAGAAGCAGAAGGTGAAATAAGTGGAGAGTCCATAATGGTTTATCCACCGGGGATACCAATTGTCATACCTGGAGAACGTATTTCAAAAGATATGATAGATTATATAGTTATGCTCAAAAAACAAAATAGTTCACTTCAAGGAACAGAAGATCCAGAAGTAGACTATATAAAAGTGCTAGGTCAATAA
- the mgtE gene encoding magnesium transporter, with the protein MGERKIEMLLEQKKYRELREELIQMNPIDIEEILEELDIAIALMLFRMLPKNVAVDVFSYFPVDKQKEIVGCITDKELEYIIDELYFDDMIDLLEEMPANVVKKILLNSNQEERKRINQFLNYPQDSAGSLMTIEYVDLKKEMTVGEALAHIKETGLSKETVYTCYVTDSNRKLEGIVSLRKLVVNEENESIKNIMNRDVIYVNTHDDQETVAALFRKYGFIALPVVDKENRLTGIITVDDIMDVIDKENTEDFQKMAAMSPSEDEYLDTDVFSLAKHRIIWLLFLMISATFTQRIITRFEDVLQSTVLLASFIPMLMDTGGNAGSQSSTLVIRGLALGEVHPKDIGKVVWKEFRISIIVGIVLALVNFLRIYYIEKVNIYIALTVSVTLFFTVIASKVIGGILPIAAKKLKIDPAIMASPLITTIVDALSLTVYFTIASLILHI; encoded by the coding sequence ATGGGTGAAAGAAAAATTGAAATGCTATTAGAACAAAAGAAGTATCGCGAGTTGAGAGAAGAGCTTATTCAGATGAATCCAATAGACATAGAAGAAATATTGGAAGAATTGGATATAGCTATAGCACTTATGTTGTTTAGAATGTTGCCTAAGAATGTAGCAGTAGATGTGTTTTCGTATTTTCCAGTAGATAAACAAAAGGAAATAGTTGGTTGTATCACGGATAAAGAATTGGAGTATATTATAGATGAATTGTACTTTGATGATATGATTGACTTACTTGAGGAAATGCCAGCAAATGTTGTGAAGAAGATATTGCTAAATTCAAATCAAGAAGAACGAAAGCGTATAAATCAATTTTTAAACTACCCACAAGATTCAGCTGGAAGTCTTATGACTATTGAGTATGTAGACTTAAAGAAAGAAATGACAGTTGGAGAGGCATTAGCTCATATAAAAGAAACGGGTCTTTCTAAAGAAACAGTGTATACATGCTATGTAACAGATTCCAATAGAAAATTAGAAGGAATAGTTTCTCTAAGAAAGCTTGTAGTCAATGAAGAAAATGAGAGTATAAAAAATATCATGAACAGAGATGTCATATATGTAAATACTCATGACGATCAAGAAACTGTAGCTGCACTCTTCAGAAAATATGGTTTTATAGCCCTTCCAGTAGTAGATAAAGAAAATAGACTTACTGGCATTATAACTGTTGATGATATAATGGATGTTATAGACAAGGAAAACACAGAAGACTTTCAAAAAATGGCTGCCATGTCTCCATCAGAAGATGAATATTTAGATACTGATGTTTTTAGCTTAGCCAAACATAGAATAATATGGTTGTTATTTTTAATGATATCAGCTACTTTTACTCAGAGAATTATAACAAGATTTGAAGATGTACTTCAGTCTACAGTACTCTTGGCTTCTTTTATACCTATGCTCATGGATACTGGAGGAAATGCAGGAAGTCAATCTTCTACATTGGTGATTAGAGGTTTAGCTTTGGGTGAAGTGCATCCTAAAGATATAGGGAAAGTCGTATGGAAAGAATTCAGGATAAGTATCATAGTAGGAATAGTACTAGCTTTGGTGAATTTTTTGAGAATATATTATATAGAAAAAGTTAATATTTATATCGCCTTGACAGTATCTGTGACTTTATTTTTCACTGTCATAGCTTCAAAAGTAATAGGTGGTATACTTCCTATTGCAGCCAAAAAATTAAAAATAGATCCAGCTATAATGGCAAGTCCACTTATTACAACTATAGTGGATGCATTGAGTCTAACAGTTTATTTCACTATAGCTTCATTGATTTTGCATATTTAA
- a CDS encoding Mrp/NBP35 family ATP-binding protein, whose product MDKNQIYAALQNVYDPELNRNLVELNMIKDVSIDNGNVEVVVALTTIGCPLKNKMKEDILNEVGKIEGVKSVKVQFGEMSDKEKEALFGKKKNSLNSFENTTILAIGSGKGGVGKSTVTANLAITLANMGYKVGLIDADILGYSIPQIMGIKGVRPVAIGEQAILPIETHGVKIMSMGNLVEEDEALIWRGPVLSGVLEQFMNEVYWGELDFLLLDLPPGTGDIPLSIMQEVKDARFLIVTTPQITAKGVAKRLGIMAQKTNTDIIGVIENMSYFQCDKCGEKHYIFGSGEGEKLSRELDVSFLGEIPLLKEIREGSDKGISPVVDLNSPVGKIYKAIGEKIIEDI is encoded by the coding sequence ATGGACAAAAATCAAATATATGCTGCACTTCAAAATGTATATGATCCTGAACTCAATAGAAATTTAGTAGAACTAAATATGATTAAGGATGTTTCGATAGATAACGGAAATGTTGAAGTTGTAGTTGCATTGACTACTATAGGATGTCCGCTGAAAAATAAGATGAAAGAAGATATTCTAAATGAAGTAGGAAAAATAGAAGGAGTCAAAAGCGTAAAAGTTCAATTTGGTGAAATGTCAGATAAGGAAAAAGAAGCCCTATTTGGGAAGAAAAAAAATTCTTTAAATTCTTTTGAAAATACCACTATACTAGCTATTGGAAGTGGAAAAGGTGGAGTAGGAAAATCTACTGTTACAGCCAATTTAGCTATAACATTGGCAAATATGGGATATAAAGTAGGGCTGATAGATGCAGATATATTAGGATACAGCATACCTCAGATAATGGGCATAAAAGGTGTGAGACCAGTGGCCATTGGAGAGCAAGCTATCCTTCCTATAGAAACTCATGGAGTAAAAATCATGTCTATGGGCAATCTAGTAGAAGAAGATGAAGCACTTATTTGGAGGGGACCAGTTCTTTCAGGAGTGCTTGAACAGTTTATGAATGAAGTATATTGGGGTGAATTAGATTTCTTGCTCTTGGATTTGCCTCCAGGAACTGGAGATATACCACTTAGCATCATGCAAGAAGTAAAAGATGCCAGGTTTTTAATAGTGACAACTCCACAGATTACGGCTAAGGGTGTAGCAAAGAGATTGGGTATTATGGCTCAAAAGACCAATACCGATATAATTGGAGTTATAGAAAATATGTCTTATTTCCAATGCGATAAATGTGGTGAAAAACACTATATATTTGGCTCCGGAGAGGGAGAAAAATTAAGTAGAGAATTAGATGTAAGCTTTTTAGGTGAGATTCCATTACTTAAAGAAATTAGAGAGGGAAGTGATAAAGGTATTTCACCAGTAGTAGATTTAAACTCTCCAGTTGGTAAAATATACAAAGCTATTGGAGAAAAAATAATTGAGGATATTTAA